One Manihot esculenta cultivar AM560-2 chromosome 6, M.esculenta_v8, whole genome shotgun sequence DNA segment encodes these proteins:
- the LOC110617832 gene encoding LOW QUALITY PROTEIN: glycerophosphodiester phosphodiesterase GDPDL6-like (The sequence of the model RefSeq protein was modified relative to this genomic sequence to represent the inferred CDS: inserted 2 bases in 2 codons; deleted 1 base in 1 codon) codes for MTMNNIRTYEESLCIIRKENNKLLLRHCRFYMYKLAKEQATTVDHELTEAKNYIFYSQRKLDVASYIQKERVFRTVNYISSPEIGFLKAMKGKTNTPKTKLILVFLDKDAIEPTTKQSYGSILANLATVKKFASGIAVPKDYIWPVNKENYLESSTTLVLNAHKLGLEVHVTGFANDLATVYNYTYDPISEYLQFINNPQFSVDGVVTDFPPTASSALACFAHYSDLNFTKQGKPLIISHNGASGVYSNSTDLAYXQALNDGADIIDCSVQMTKDGIAFCLGSADLAGDTTAKTTFSSKSSTSPEIQQNAGIFCFDLTWSEIQTLKPQLGSPFAKGDKYPRHPAYKNTGKFITLTDFLDFAKAKAASGVLINIENAAYLASKKGLDIVGTISTALSNASFDKQSHKKVLIQSDDTSVLSKFHNVTAYQRVFYLRKEIGDAPAKSIEEIKKFANAINVPKQSIVPIHLGLAKAATXVADELQKANLIVYVSVLRNKFISLAYDFLSDPTLEIATFASFNISGIITEYPATANRYFRNLCSDLNCDVECAILPIQLPYLTQFLPDNSQPPVAAPSPALDVADVVDPPLPPVANTSGSRPSTRPKYPSIAGLGCSLVATWLMGLLRMGY; via the exons ATGACAATGAATAATATAAGGACATATGAAGAAAGTCTATGTATAAttcgaaaagaaaataataaattgttaCTTCGCCATTGCAGGTTTTACATGTATAAATTAGCAAAAGAACAAGCAACTACAGTGGATCATGAACTCACAGAAGCTAAG AATTATATCTTCTACTCTCAACGCAAACTAGATGTGGCATCATATATTCAAAAGGAGAGAGTATTTAGGACAGTCAATTACATCTCATCTCCCGAGATTGGTTTCTTGAAGGCAATGAAAGGAAAAACGAACACTCCCAAGACAAAGCTCATCCTTGTTTTCCTAGACAAAGATGCAATTGAACCCACGACCAAACAATCATATGGTTCAATATTGGCAAATCTTGCCACAGTCAAGAAATTCGCATCTGGGATTGCTGTACCAAAAGATTACATATGGCCAGTAAACAAAGAGAACTACTTGGAGAGCTCCACTACTCTTGTCCTCAATGCTCATAAACTGGGTCTTGAAGTACATGTCACTGGCTTTGCAAATGACTTGGCTACAGTCTATAATTATACTTATGACCCCATATCTGAGTACTTGCAGTTTATCAATAATCCACAGTTTTCTGTTGATGGGGTGGTTACAGATTTTCCTCCCACAGCATCATCAGCTCTTG CATGCTTTGCACATTACAGTGATCTAAACTTCACTAAGCAGG GTAAACCGTTGATCATATCTCACAATGGAGCAAGTGGAGTTTATTCTAACAGCACGGATCTTGCTT GACAAGCATTAAATGATGGGGCTGACATAATAGATTGCTCAGTTCAAATGACAAAGGATGGGATAGCATTCTGTTTGGGTTCTGCAGATCTTGCAGGAGATACTACCGCAAAGACTACCTTCTCATCCAAATCTAGCACTAGCCCTGAAATTCAACAGAATGCTGGAATCTTTTGTTTTGATCTCACATGGAGTGAAATTCAGACATTGAAAC CTCAATTAGGAAGCCCTTTTGCAAAGGGTGACAAATATCCAAGACACCCTGCATACAAGAACACAGGTAAATTTATAACTCTGACTGATTTTCTGGATTTCGCCAAAGCCAAGGCAGCATCTGGAGTTCTAATCAACATAGAG AATGCTGCTTACCTAGCTTCAAAGAAGGGTCTTGACATAGTGGGCACCATTAGCACTGCCTTGAGCAATGCCTCTTTTGATAAGCAATCA CATAAAAAGGTCCTAATCCAATCAGATGACACTTCAGTGTTGTCCAAATTTCACAATGTGACTGCATACCAAAGAGTATTTTACCTTAGAAAGGAAATAGGTGATGCACCTGCGAAGTCTATAGAAGAAATCAAGAAGTTTGCTAATGCAATTAATGTGCCCAAACAATCCATCGTTCCAATACACCTAGGCCTTGCAAAAGCTGCAA CAGTTGCAGACGAACTACAAAAGGCCAATCTTATAGTATATGTCTCAGTACTGAGGAACAAGTTTATTTCTCTTGCATATGATTTCCTCTCTGATCCTACTTTGGAAATTGCTACTTTCGCTTCCTTCAACATTAGTGGAATCATCACAGAATACCCAGCAACTGCAAACAGATATTTCA GAAATCTATGTTCAGATCTCAACTGTGATGTTGAATGCGCCATATTACCTATTCAACTACCATATCTAACTCAATTCCTTCCTGATAATAGTCAACCACCAGTAGCTGCTCCTTCTCCAGCCCTAGATGTTGCAGATGTTGTTGACCCACCACTTCCACCAGTAGCCAACACCTCTGGTAGTCGTCCAAGCACTAGGCCAAAATATCCTTCGATAGCTGGTTTGGGTTGTTCTTTGGTGGCAACTTGGCTGATGGGCTTACTCCGTATGGGATATTAG